One window of the Babesia microti strain RI chromosome IV, complete genome genome contains the following:
- a CDS encoding conserved Plasmodium protein, unknown function (overlaps_old_locusTagID:BBM_III06335): MSILRNRSFFALYFHKFFKHNVIRARGLHTLHNVTTNDLPKENDPSGGKVQASDESTNSLDKNTKSSVVLRKPVSTTFIRDTLIPHIEHSVTFDSHKIPPHLLIQLAISYSKLPHFLIQKEIADRIIDAFIYRITDYGPSDCVQILNTSLQIQGVRNTKIYETIIKRLKTPHIQCELNTLNKLGIARTLSKAIIQLKRITGTIIDGDSTNSCNFSNKDNFKELTTENQNMLAPSPGYYNIEQDVINLSLLKPWTILQKSLQKSKASKIIDLIANYVSDFIIPTIMSELETYDPPELSAILGTIADNAIRDNTKSDFPIIAILMSIILKKYPQTSLLHNIANISSLCKLRIFHPSYLNLLEQNLTDKYKSRNIYHKHLARVIWVFSRYGRLDAILPSLEQQLNENISKFDSRDFARLSQSLPHGSEIISKLANRLYKNIYSITPRDFMFYYIGCIYAQLFHRKELLDGCNKYLHDKNEEFDLVDINRLVSAINKLKRKDLLELFPREWSEIIKNILSNKS; this comes from the exons ATGTCAATTCTTCGCAATCGTAGTTTTTTTGCACtatattttcacaaattttttaaacataaTGTCATTCGTGCACGTGGGTTACATACACTGCATAATGTAACCACCAATGATCTACCAAAGGAGAATGATCCAAGCGGTGGCAAAGTTCAAGCGTCGGATGAATCCACTAATTCCTTGGATAAAAACACAAAATCATCAGTAGTACTTCGAAAACCTGTCTCTACTACTTTCATCAGGGACACCCTCATCCCTCACATTGAACACAGCGTAACATTTGATTCTCACAAGATTCCACCTCACTTACTAATCCAATTAGCAATTTCCTATTCAAAACTGccacattttttaatccaAAAGGAAATTGCAGATCGAATTATCGATGCCTTTATCTATCGCATTACGGATTATGG TCCTTCGGATTGTGTACAAATTCTCAATACATCATTACAAATTCAGGGCGTTAGAAACACTAAAATTTATGAAACAATAATTAAGAGGTTGAAAACTCCGCACATTCAATGTGAACTTAATACATTGAACAAATTGGGTATTGCGAGGACACTTTCTAAAGCAATTATTCAGTTAAAACGTATTACAGGTACTATTATTGATGGAGATAGTACTAATAgttgtaatttttcaaataaagataattttaagGAATTAACAACGGAAAATCAGAACATGCTTGCTCCTTCACCTGGGTACTATAACATTGAACAGGATGTAATAAACTTATCGCTATTGAAACCATGGACAATTCTGCAAAAATCACTTCAGAAATCAAAAGCTTCTAAAATAATCGATTTGATTGCAAATTATGTAAGTGACTTCATCATACCAACAATAATGTCTGAGCTTGAAACTTATGATCCTCCTGAATTATCAGCAATTTTGGGTACTATAGCAGATAATGCCATAAGGGATAACACAAAATCTGACTTTCCAATAATCGCAATTCTAATGTCTATTATATTAAAGAAATACCCCCAAACTTCACTATTACACAACATAGCAAATATATCTAGTCTCTGTAAGTTGCGAATTTTTCACCcttcatatttaaatttgttggaaCAGAATTTGACTGATAAATATAAGTCAAGGAATATCTATCATAAGCATTTGGCACGAGTTATTTGGGTTTTTAGTAGATATGGGAGATTGGATGCTATTTTGCCATCACTGGAACAGCag TTAAATGAAaacatttcaaaatttgattccAGAGATTTTGCAAGACTCTCCCAATCATTACCGCATGGCTCAGAaatcatttctaaattgGCTAATAGACTATataaaaacatatattCTATAACCCCTCGTGATTTCATGTTTTACTATATCGGATGTATATATGCGCAATTGTTTCACCGGAAAGAACTGTTAGATGGGTGTAATAAGTATCTGCATGACAAAAATGAGGAGTTTGACTTGGTAGATATCAATAGATTGGTATCAgcaattaataaattaaaaaggAAAGATTTACTAGAATTATTTCCAAGAGAATGGTCTGAGATCATCAAAAACATcttatcaaataaatcataa
- a CDS encoding 20S proteasome subunit beta 3 (overlaps_old_locusTagID:BBM_III06340) yields the protein MCGHECVSIGSDLRLGVNRFTTIGNDFPKVFKINNKCFFGSSGLATDIQSILKELKFKIKIFELEQERDIGIQSLGHVVANMLYSRRFGPWFISPIVAGLDDKNRPFISSYDLIGAPSDSDDFVVSGSCSDQLFGICESLHHSGMNEDELFETTSQCLLAGLDRDCLSGWGAVVHVITPKKIITKTIQTRMD from the exons ATGTGTGGACATGAATGTGTTTCAATTGGATCAGATTTAAGGCTAGGAGTCAATAGATTTACCACAATTGGCAATGATTTCCCCAAGGTATTCAAAATCAATAACAAATGCTTTTTTGGTTCATCCGGTCTGGCAACAGATATACAATCAAT ATTAAAAGAGTTAAAGTTTAAGATCAAGATTTTTGAACTGGAACAGGAAAGGGATATTGGAATACAATCATTAGGGCATGTAGTTGCTAATATGCTTTACAGTAGAAGATTTGGGCCATGGTTTATAAGTCCAATAGTAGCAGGGTTGgatgataaaaatagaCCATTTATTAGTTCATACGACCTCATAGGTGCTCCATCAGATTCAGATGATTTTGTGGTCTCGGGTAGTTGTTCAGATCAATTGTTCGGTATATGTGAATCACTTCATCACTCCGGGATG aacgAAGATGAGCTATTTGAAACAACATCCCAATGCTTACTTGCGGGATTAGACAGGGATTGCCTATCTGGTTGGGGCGCTGTTGTACATGTGATCACGCCCAAGAAGATCATCACTAAGACCATCCAAACTAGGATGGACTGA
- a CDS encoding DNA polymerase family A (overlaps_old_locusTagID:BBM_III06345) has protein sequence MGFLYHRYSCRCIYQHKITRIHTFYFNKRHYSINETQTDQYDSESQISDDSNRFFDSFSSFNPSNRITIAISPLYDSKADRRATCFMKPAAYGLNVTYHSSNGLINDLENRNNEDNFHFIYSKYLDNKFNDILRLDNVLWVSHGCKGLLNSLYNLGLNRPKISQLFDTLTISNLVQLVQRETCLQKTFIEARRNLRRLISTDNSMHISADDKLFLDYELPPEIDDLFLGRFGRYGWGHYHYTKKEGVTYEPLNELKRQQLQQEDKLPNVSKKRKFNMLTYADIRLFTEKRTNATYFLYKLLHKKLELLPNSKNIWEKLERPLLKIFSQMERRGVFIDSEKVKILQDGLPNPDDIANEIFNITGYKLNLKSSKQVANMIYDILMFPCPYKTHELEMNESKFRSTSNTTLNMIIKDITDRNVIDRLGNIEVLKKLIEYRKAVKAHRVYAESLPSYKSNETDRVHCTFNQTGTVTGRISCSNPNLQNIHKNFKKIINAKHIPSNDTYQIVTFDYNKMELFILAYLSLDSILLSSVQSHDVFIATAALIFEINENEVTPHQRQIAKTITYGIIYGQSKLGLSRTLQVDVAYAGDLINKFFSTYPRVLDFMTLQKTLVRRYGESQTLAGRLRIVPTSTVNKNSVAMNTPIQGCAADVMKFAIQLVEQSLVTQNVPIDASLVLQVHDELVYECNVHDIPRLVSIVKPTMETSFYHLIKGLQLEERYMHTLRQFVECELTFDEIAKMVNNFRIPVSHKAGMDYL, from the coding sequence ATGGGCTTCTTGTACCATAGATACTCCTGTAGATGTATTTATCAGCACAAAATCACACGAATTCATACgttttattttaataaacGTCATTATTCCATTAATGAAACACAGACTGATCAATATGATTCAGAATCTCAAATTTCAGATGATTCAAACAGGTTTTTTGATTCTTTTTCTTCATTTAACCCGTCAAATAGGATTACAATTGCAATATCCCCTTTATATGATTCAAAAGCGGATAGAAGAGCGACTTGTTTCATGAAACCTGCTGCATATGGCCTCAATGTCACCTATCATTCATCTAATGGtttaattaatgatttagaGAATAGAAATAATGAAGATAACTtccattttatatattcaaaatatctagacaataaatttaatgatatactGAGACTAGATAATGTACTTTGGGTTTCTCATGGGTGTAAGGGTTTGTTAAATTCTTTATACAATTTGGGTTTGAATAGACCCAAAATATCGCAACTGTTTGATACactaacaatttcaaatctAGTACAGCTTGTGCAAAGAGAAACTTGTCTTCAAAAAACATTCATTGAAGCGCGCAGAAACCTCAGGAGATTAATATCGACAGATAATTCCATGCATATATCTGCAGATGATAAACTTTTTCTAGATTATGAGTTACCTCctgaaattgatgatttatttttGGGTCGATTCGGTCGTTATGGATGGGGCCATTACCATTATACCAAAAAGGAGGGAGTTACATATGAGCCACTCAATGAATTAAAGCGACAGCAATTGCAACAAGAAGATAAGCTGCCAAATGTTTCCAAAAAACGCAAATTTAACATGCTAACCTATGCAGATATAAGATTGTTTACAGAAAAACGCACCAATGCAACTTACTTTTTGTATAAGCTGttacataaaaaattgGAGCTGCTACCCAATAGTAAAAACATTTGGGAAAAATTAGAAAGACCtttactaaaaatattcTCCCAGATGGAACGCCGTGGCGTCTTTATTGACTCTGAAaaagttaaaattttgcaagaTGGATTGCCGAATCCAGATGATATTGCAAacgaaatatttaatatcactGGTTATAAACTAAATCTAAAGTCATCGAAACAAGTTGCTAATATGATTTATGACATTTTAATGTTTCCATGTCCATATAAAACCCATGAATTGGAAATGAACGAATCCAAATTTAGGTCAACTAGCAATACAACtttaaatatgataattaaaGACATTACCGACCGAAATGTAATTGATAGACTGGGAAATATAGAAGTTCTTAAGAAACTGATAGAATATAGGAAAGCGGTTAAAGCACACAGGGTTTATGCTGAATCTCTTCCTTCATATAAATCCAATGAAACTGATCGTGTTCATTGTACCTTTAATCAAACAGGCACTGTCACAGGAAGAATTTCTTGCAGCAATCCAAATTTGCAGAATATacacaaaaatttcaagaaaataataaacGCAAAACATATTCCATCAAATGATACATATCAAATTGTCACCTTTGATTACAACAAAATGGAGTTATTCATTCTGGCATATTTGTCCCTTGATTCAATATTGCTAAGTTCTGTGCAATCGCATGatgtatttattgcaaCTGCGGCGCTTATTTTTGAGATCAACGAGAATGAAGTTACGCCACACCAAAGACAGATAGCCAAGACAATTACGTATGGTATAATCTATGGTCAATCCAAACTGGGATTGAGTAGAACATTGCAAGTGGATGTTGCATATGCCGGTGATttaattaacaaattcttCAGTACCTACCCACGAGTTCTGGATTTTATGACTTTACAAAAAACATTAGTACGGCGTTATGGGGAATCGCAAACTTTGGCTGGAAGGTTACGAATAGTGCCAACAAGCACTGTTAATAAGAATAGTGTCGCAATGAACACTCCTATTCAAGGTTGTGCAGCTGATGTAATGAAGTTTGCAATTCAACTTGTCGAACAATCACTTGTAACGCAAAATGTACCAATTGATGCATCATTGGTACTACAAGTGCACGATGAGCTCGTGTATGAGTGTAATGTGCATGATATACCCAGATTGGTTTCAATTGTGAAGCCTACAATGGAAACCAGTTTTTACCACCTAATAAAGGGGTTACAACTGGAAGAGAGATACATGCATACTTTACGACAATTTGTGGAGTGCGAGCTGACTTTTGATGAGATTGCAAAGATGGTTAACAACTTTCGAATCCCTGTCTCCCACAAAGCGGGTATGGATTATTTGTGA
- a CDS encoding hypothetical protein (overlaps_old_locusTagID:BBM_III06350), producing the protein MLNDSSTASLYKCLNVSNYAKVAVPVARNVTISPSTSLVSSTGDSSTCQDDSVTIDGNDSTYYESINDVTYESYFKHRKNVINKLGSETCRGKICKNCDKLMRQVTNLKEQLYCDWNNRIKPLHDSIAVKQDIIDCYKKQIECYKLELDKSREEISELKDRLKFSQQLIEQNINAVKLKQQECDNTKILLESALNSLNIERYNVNNHSCHNKHIKSHKIEPKNMSNIANNTHDQYGNVCGELVSKSSTRYATRRNIGDKKNSHCKYSESVDLEIFN; encoded by the exons ATGTTGAACGACAGTAGTACTGCTTCTCTATATAAGTGTCTAAATGTTAGTAACTACGCCAAAGTAGCTGTGCCTGTCGCACGAAATGTTACTATAAGTCCCAGCACATCATTAGTTAGCTCAACAGGCGATAGCTCGACATGCCAAGATGACTCTGTAACAATTGACGGCAACGATTCCACCTACTATGAATCAATTAATGATGTAACTTACGaatcatattttaaacatcgtaaaaatgtaataaataaactCGGGAGTGAGACATGCAGAGGTAAAATATGCAAAAACTGCGACAAGCTCATGCGTCAAGTTACCAACCTTAA GGAACAACTATACTGTGATTGGAACAATCGAATAAAACCTCTACATGACTCTATTGCAGTAAAACAGGATATAATAGATTGTTACAAGAAACAAATAGAATGCTACAAATTAGAGCTTGACAAGTCTAGAGAGGAGATTTCAGAATTGAAAGACAGGTTGAAATTTTCACAGCAATTGATTGAGCAAAATATCAACGCAGTGAAACTTAAACAACAGGAATGTGACAACACTAAAATTCTACTGGAAAGTGCTTTAAATTCTCTCAATATTGAGAGGTATAATGTGAATAATCACAGTTGTCACAATAAGCACATAAAATCTCATAAAATTGAACCCAAAAACATGTCCAATATCGCAAATAATACACATGATCAGTACGGTAATGTGTGTGGTGAATTGGTTAGTAAATCATCCACTAGATATGCAACAAGGAGAAATATTGGTGATAAGAAGAACTCACATTGCAAGTACTCTGAATCTGTGgatttagaaatatttaattag
- a CDS encoding hypothetical protein (overlaps_old_locusTagID:BBM_III06355) codes for METVVAYFAVSLVSSIILVGLGVTAFVRSKSLKSLISSLALATLYGAHTIVIAFYYNEYFAYIIGIATGLICVIFGYFRMLKRPQINVPVIVLSVGWINFAYYGGLLQSLYYHYNCKF; via the exons ATGGAAACTGTAGTTGCTTACTTCGCTGTTTCTCTCGTCTCATCGATCATTCTTGTTGGGCTTGGAGTTACAGCTTTTGTAAGAAGTAAGTCATTAAAATCGTTGATTAGCTCGTTGGCACTTGCAACTCTTTATGGAG CACATACAATTGTCATAGCATTTTATTACAATGAGTACTTTGCTTACATTATTGGAATTGCAACAGGCCTAATTTGTGTAATATTTGGTTACTTTCGTATGTTAAAG CGTCCACAAATTAATGTTCCAGTCATTGTTTTATCAGTTGGGTGGATCAACTTTGCTTATTATGGCGGTTTATTACAATCTTTGTACTACCActataattgtaaattctaG
- a CDS encoding N-acetylglucosaminylphosphatidylinositol deacetylase (overlaps_old_locusTagID:BBM_III06360), producing MAGYLNVDVRVISKYFRTNFSYKRLGIMITLLIFLRNVMNVKNNLFIADLESALNINDETRDSFKKMAQYGQKPYGILFVTAHPDDETMFFMPTIRVLREYIHGYDKLEPPIKIYLLVFTNGNYYGKGEQREYCLAKICYSLGITEHVIHDPEIYDGIDEWPINRVANIIKIFVRENNIKTFTFDRHGVSYHPNHSSVYRGVEIAVNDLPKFWTFNLKTVSLFRKYLSIFSLYLPIFMDRTAALYTSPLKIFELMIIYWSEFRIHIPFWCLFSSYSYSNSYDVYLTPDDKVQNSFWKKSDADVNIETNDL from the exons atGGCCGGGTATTTAAATGTAGATGTTAGGgttatatctaaatatttcaGAACGAATTTTTCTTATAAGAGATTAGGTATTATGATTACCTTGCTTATTTTCCTAAGAAATGTGATGAATGTCAAAAACAACCTTTTTATTGCCGATCTAGAATCagcattaaatataaatgatgagACGCGAGATAGCTTTAAAAAAATGGCTCAATATGGCCAAAAACCATATGGAATCCTCTTTGTAACAGCACATCCTGATGATGAAACAATGTTTTTTATGCCAACCATTCGGGTACTAAGGGAATACATTCATGGATATGACAAATTGGAGCCACctatcaaaatttacctCCTAGTATTTACTAATG GTAATTACTATGGGAAGGGAGAACAAAGAGAGTATTGCTTggcaaaaatttgctaCTCACTTGGCATAACTGAACACGTTATACATGATCCAGAAATTTACGACGGAATAGATGAATGGCCCATAAATAGAGttgcaaatattatcaaaatttttgtgcGGGAGAATAACATTAAGACA tttacatttgaCAGACATGGCGTGTCATACCACCCAAATCACTCGAGCGTCTACAGGGGCGTGGAAATTGCTGTTAATGATTTACCAAAATTTTGGACTTTTAACCTCAAGACTGTATCATTATTTCGCAAATATCTTTCAATTTTTTCGttatatttaccaattttCATGGATCGCACTGCTGCCCTCTACACTAGCccattgaaaatatttga GcttatgataatatattggaGTGAATTTCGCATACATATTCCCTTTTGGTGCTTATTTTCAAGTTATTCTTATTCTAATAGCTATGATGTTTACCTGACTCCTGACGATAAAGTTCAGAATAGCTTCTGGAAGAAAAGTGACGCAGATGTTAATATTGAGACCAATGATCTGTGA